One window from the genome of Luteithermobacter gelatinilyticus encodes:
- the guaB gene encoding IMP dehydrogenase: MDIREALTFDDVLLVPQASEILPAQVNVQTELTRKIKLNIPLISAAMDTVTEAPMAIAMAQAGGIGVIHKNFSIEEQVNQVRIVKKFESGMVVNPITINPDNTLADTLQLMTDHKISGIPVVEKATGKLVGIITNRDVRFASNMSQPVSEIMTRENLVTVKAGVKMEEAKMLLHKHRIEKLLVVDDEYKCIGLITVKDIEKARQHPNACKDEGGRLRVGAATSVGKDGFARAEALIDAGVDLLVVDTAHGHNKDIRVIIERLKKEYSDVQVVGGNVATGDATKALIDAGADAVKVGIGPGSICTTRIVAGIGVPQLTAIMDAVEAARNSGVSIIADGGIKTSGDIAKAIAAGASTVMIGSLLAGTEESPGEVFLYQGRSYKAYRGMGSLGAMARGSADRYFQQEVKDTLKLVPEGIEGQVPFKGPVAGMLHQLVGGLRAAMGYTGSATIQDLHERAKFVKISNAGLRESHVHDVTITRESPNYPSS, translated from the coding sequence ATGGATATCCGTGAAGCACTCACATTTGATGATGTTCTTCTGGTGCCGCAGGCGTCGGAGATTCTGCCTGCGCAGGTGAATGTGCAGACCGAGCTGACGCGAAAAATCAAACTGAACATTCCCCTTATATCTGCGGCGATGGACACGGTGACAGAGGCCCCCATGGCGATTGCCATGGCGCAGGCCGGTGGAATCGGGGTGATCCACAAAAATTTTTCTATCGAAGAGCAGGTCAACCAGGTCCGTATTGTCAAAAAATTTGAATCCGGCATGGTGGTCAATCCGATTACCATTAATCCGGATAATACGCTGGCGGACACGTTGCAGCTGATGACCGATCATAAGATTTCCGGCATTCCCGTTGTGGAAAAAGCCACTGGCAAGCTGGTGGGCATCATTACCAACCGGGATGTCCGTTTTGCCAGTAACATGTCGCAGCCAGTCAGTGAGATCATGACCCGCGAGAACCTGGTGACCGTCAAGGCCGGCGTCAAGATGGAAGAAGCCAAGATGCTGCTTCATAAGCATCGGATCGAAAAACTTCTGGTGGTGGACGACGAATATAAATGTATTGGCCTGATTACGGTTAAAGATATTGAAAAAGCCCGTCAGCATCCCAATGCCTGTAAAGATGAGGGCGGCCGTCTTCGGGTCGGGGCTGCAACTTCCGTAGGCAAGGATGGTTTTGCCCGGGCTGAGGCGCTCATAGATGCCGGTGTTGATCTTCTTGTGGTGGATACCGCCCACGGCCATAACAAGGATATTCGCGTCATTATCGAAAGACTCAAAAAAGAATACAGCGATGTACAGGTGGTGGGCGGTAATGTGGCCACGGGCGATGCGACCAAGGCTCTGATCGACGCCGGTGCGGATGCGGTCAAGGTGGGGATTGGCCCGGGATCCATCTGCACCACCCGGATTGTGGCAGGCATTGGCGTGCCGCAGCTGACCGCCATTATGGATGCGGTTGAAGCTGCCCGGAATTCAGGAGTTTCCATCATAGCCGATGGGGGGATCAAAACATCCGGTGATATCGCCAAGGCCATTGCTGCCGGGGCGAGTACGGTAATGATCGGCTCCCTGCTGGCGGGGACCGAAGAATCCCCGGGCGAAGTTTTCCTGTATCAGGGACGGTCTTACAAGGCCTATCGGGGCATGGGATCCCTGGGCGCCATGGCACGCGGTTCTGCGGATCGTTATTTCCAGCAGGAAGTCAAGGACACGCTGAAACTGGTGCCGGAAGGCATTGAAGGTCAGGTGCCGTTCAAAGGGCCGGTCGCCGGCATGCTACATCAACTTGTGGGCGGGCTTCGGGCTGCCATGGGCTATACCGGCAGTGCGACCATTCAGGACCTTCATGAACGGGCCAAGTTTGTGAAAATTTCCAATGCCGGACTCCGGGAAAGCCATGTCCATGATGTAACCATCACCCGAGAGTCTCCCAATTATCCGTCCTCATAA
- the guaA gene encoding glutamine-hydrolyzing GMP synthase has protein sequence MTERILIIDFGSQVTQLIARRVRESGVYSEIVPFNRAAEILDDFNPAGIILSGGPSSVTGTDTPRAPQRVFEMGVPVLGICYGEQTMCAQLGGKVEKAEEREFGRAFLNVTENSKLFEGVWNKGERHQVWMSHGDRVVALPDGFTVIGTSDNAPYAAIADEQRKFYAVQFHPEVVHTPDGAKLLANFVHQICGCSGDWTMASFKETAIQAIRDQVGKGRVICGLSGGVDSSVVAVLLHEAIGDQLTCVFVDHGLMRANEAEQVVSLFRDHYNIQLVHKDASDLFLGRLAGVTDPEQKRKIIGGLFIDVFEEEAKKVGGADFLAQGTLYPDVIESVSFTGGPSVTIKSHHNVGGLPERMNMALVEPLRELFKDEVRALGRELGLPEAFIKRHPFPGPGLAIRIPGEITREKCDILRKADAIYLQEIDNAGLYDAIWQAFAVLLPVRTVGVMGDERTYDYVCALRAVTSTDGMTADYYHFDHDFLSRVSTRIINEVRGINRVVYDITSKPPGTIEWE, from the coding sequence ATGACAGAGCGGATTCTAATCATTGATTTTGGTTCCCAGGTGACCCAGCTGATTGCGCGCCGGGTCCGGGAAAGTGGTGTATATTCGGAAATTGTCCCGTTTAACCGGGCGGCCGAAATTCTTGATGACTTTAACCCGGCCGGAATTATTCTTTCCGGCGGACCCAGCAGCGTGACTGGTACCGATACCCCCCGCGCCCCGCAGCGGGTATTTGAGATGGGGGTGCCCGTGCTTGGCATCTGTTACGGCGAACAGACCATGTGTGCCCAGTTGGGGGGTAAGGTGGAAAAAGCCGAAGAACGGGAATTTGGTCGGGCTTTTCTGAATGTGACAGAAAACAGCAAGCTTTTTGAGGGGGTCTGGAACAAAGGCGAGCGTCATCAGGTTTGGATGAGCCACGGGGACCGGGTGGTGGCGCTGCCTGACGGGTTTACCGTGATTGGCACCAGTGATAATGCCCCCTATGCCGCTATTGCTGATGAGCAGCGAAAATTCTACGCCGTGCAGTTTCATCCGGAAGTGGTGCATACTCCGGACGGGGCGAAACTGCTGGCCAATTTTGTGCATCAGATCTGTGGCTGCAGCGGGGACTGGACCATGGCGTCCTTCAAAGAAACCGCCATTCAGGCCATTCGCGATCAGGTGGGTAAGGGGCGCGTGATTTGCGGCCTGTCCGGCGGCGTTGATTCTTCTGTGGTTGCGGTATTGCTGCATGAGGCCATCGGAGACCAGCTGACCTGTGTGTTTGTGGATCATGGCCTGATGCGCGCCAATGAAGCAGAACAGGTGGTCAGCCTGTTCCGGGATCATTATAATATCCAGTTGGTGCACAAAGACGCCAGTGATCTGTTTCTGGGGCGGCTTGCCGGGGTGACGGATCCCGAACAGAAACGGAAAATCATCGGTGGACTGTTCATTGACGTTTTCGAGGAAGAAGCGAAAAAAGTTGGTGGCGCGGATTTCCTGGCGCAGGGAACGCTGTATCCCGATGTTATCGAATCCGTGTCTTTTACTGGTGGCCCGAGCGTAACCATTAAATCCCATCACAATGTGGGCGGTTTGCCGGAACGTATGAATATGGCGCTGGTGGAACCTCTGCGGGAACTGTTCAAGGATGAAGTTCGCGCCCTCGGGCGGGAACTGGGCCTGCCGGAAGCGTTTATCAAACGTCATCCATTCCCTGGGCCGGGGCTGGCCATTCGTATTCCGGGAGAGATTACCCGGGAAAAATGCGATATTTTGCGCAAAGCCGATGCCATCTACCTTCAGGAAATTGACAATGCCGGGTTGTATGACGCCATTTGGCAGGCTTTTGCCGTGCTTCTGCCAGTGCGCACCGTGGGGGTCATGGGCGATGAACGGACCTATGATTATGTCTGTGCGCTGCGGGCCGTAACTTCAACAGACGGCATGACGGCGGACTATTATCATTTTGATCATGACTTCCTTTCCCGGGTATCCACCCGCATTATCAACGAGGTGCGCGGGATCAACCGGGTGGTCTATGACATCACTTCCAAACCGCCAGGCACCATCGAGTGGGAATAA
- a CDS encoding SDR family NAD(P)-dependent oxidoreductase, with protein MSITDDKKLDGKVALVTGASRGIGAAVSLELARQGAHIIAVARTVGGLEELDDRIRTVGGEATLVPLDLKDFDGIDRLGGHVAEKYGRLDILIGNAAILGPLSPLPHIRPKEWEDLMTVNVTANWRLLRSFDPLLRNAEAGRAIFVTSTVARNPRAYWGGYATTKAALECLVKTYAAETNKTNLRTNLINPGPTRTAMRARAMPGEDPQTLPHPAELTPLFLKLCLPDCTANGEVFDFRDWKDRL; from the coding sequence ATGAGCATCACAGACGACAAAAAACTGGATGGTAAAGTCGCTCTGGTGACCGGTGCCTCGCGAGGCATTGGCGCGGCGGTGAGTCTGGAACTCGCCAGACAAGGCGCCCATATTATTGCTGTAGCCCGCACAGTGGGCGGTCTTGAGGAACTTGATGATCGCATTCGCACCGTAGGCGGGGAAGCAACCCTTGTGCCCCTGGACCTGAAAGATTTTGACGGCATAGACCGGCTGGGCGGCCATGTGGCGGAAAAATACGGTCGCCTGGATATTCTGATCGGCAATGCCGCTATTCTCGGGCCGCTTTCCCCCCTGCCCCATATCCGCCCTAAGGAATGGGAAGATCTCATGACTGTCAATGTCACCGCCAACTGGCGGTTGCTCAGATCCTTCGACCCGTTATTGAGAAACGCCGAAGCCGGGCGGGCGATTTTTGTCACCTCGACCGTCGCGCGAAATCCCCGCGCTTACTGGGGCGGATACGCCACCACCAAGGCCGCCCTGGAATGCCTGGTGAAAACTTATGCTGCTGAAACCAATAAAACCAATCTGCGAACCAATTTGATCAATCCTGGCCCCACTCGCACCGCCATGCGCGCGCGCGCCATGCCGGGGGAAGATCCGCAAACCCTGCCGCACCCCGCAGAACTTACCCCGCTTTTCCTGAAACTCTGCCTGCCCGATTGCACCGCCAATGGGGAAGTCTTCGACTTTCGGGACTGGAAAGACAGGCTTTGA
- a CDS encoding RsmB/NOP family class I SAM-dependent RNA methyltransferase, producing the protein MQDHARVQAVIDLVEEVHHSLEQKGPAADMLVRQYFRSRRYAGSRDRRLITDMLYNIIRGWGSFRASMEEFSARKMVLAFLISNGTAREEIDTYFGGATHGPAPLTPEEQCYLDHLKIPERRCPEWMENRLRGRFGEELDEALSALNERAPLNLRVNTLKTNRENVCAILREHNIDGMPGQWGPQALIVPTNTRIRDLDLYKKGLVEFQDEAAQIAVSLCGLVPGQQVVDFCAGGGGKSLAAAAVMQNRGQICAFDISKARLADLKPRAKRAGVHILQSRGLAQTEAERQKQLAPVRGKMDRVLVDVPCSGSGTWRRNPEAKWRLEEKDLMFYVHLQQEILDQAWPLVREGGRLVYMTCSLFEEENENQVEQFLRRHKTAVLKDYRDTAPGRFPETFSLMAPCLLLVPHRHGTDGFFVAIMEKKTVS; encoded by the coding sequence ATGCAGGATCATGCCAGAGTTCAGGCGGTGATTGACCTTGTTGAGGAGGTTCATCACAGCCTTGAACAAAAGGGGCCTGCGGCAGATATGCTGGTCAGGCAATATTTCCGCTCCCGCCGGTATGCCGGCAGCAGGGATCGACGGTTGATTACCGACATGCTGTATAACATCATCCGGGGGTGGGGATCTTTCCGCGCCAGTATGGAGGAATTTTCCGCCCGTAAGATGGTTCTGGCCTTTTTGATTTCGAATGGCACGGCACGGGAGGAAATCGACACATATTTTGGAGGAGCCACCCACGGCCCGGCCCCGCTGACGCCAGAGGAACAATGTTATCTGGATCATCTGAAGATTCCCGAACGTCGCTGCCCCGAATGGATGGAAAACCGTTTGAGGGGTCGTTTTGGTGAGGAACTGGACGAGGCACTGTCAGCACTTAATGAACGGGCGCCGCTTAATCTTAGGGTGAACACGCTGAAAACCAACCGGGAAAACGTCTGTGCGATATTGAGAGAACACAATATTGACGGCATGCCGGGCCAGTGGGGACCGCAGGCGCTGATTGTGCCGACCAATACGCGGATCAGGGATCTTGATCTGTACAAAAAGGGCCTGGTGGAATTTCAGGACGAAGCCGCGCAGATCGCCGTCAGCTTATGCGGCCTTGTCCCCGGGCAGCAGGTTGTGGATTTTTGCGCCGGGGGCGGTGGGAAAAGTCTGGCGGCAGCAGCGGTCATGCAAAATCGGGGACAAATTTGCGCCTTTGATATCAGCAAGGCACGGCTTGCTGATCTGAAACCCCGGGCAAAACGTGCTGGCGTACATATCCTTCAAAGCAGGGGGCTGGCGCAAACCGAGGCTGAACGACAGAAGCAGCTTGCCCCGGTGCGGGGGAAAATGGATCGGGTGTTGGTGGACGTGCCCTGTAGCGGAAGTGGCACTTGGCGGCGCAATCCAGAAGCCAAATGGCGGCTGGAAGAAAAAGATCTGATGTTTTACGTACATCTTCAGCAGGAAATTCTGGATCAGGCCTGGCCCCTGGTCCGAGAGGGCGGGCGTCTTGTCTATATGACCTGTTCCCTGTTTGAAGAGGAAAACGAAAACCAGGTTGAACAGTTTCTCCGGCGACACAAGACGGCGGTGTTGAAGGATTATCGGGATACGGCGCCGGGCCGGTTCCCTGAGACATTCTCCTTAATGGCGCCTTGTCTTCTGCTGGTGCCGCACCGTCATGGCACGGACGGTTTTTTTGTCGCCATCATGGAGAAAAAAACAGTTTCATAA
- the der gene encoding ribosome biogenesis GTPase Der → MSFTVAIIGRPNVGKSTLFNRLVGKRLALVDDTPGVTRDRREALARLGPFKFRIIDTAGLEEGKGDSLSARMWRQTEKAIEEADFSLFMIDARAGVTPLDRHFADILRKGNHPLLLLANKAEGRAGEQGLYEAYELGLGDPIPVSAEHGEGLAELIEGFDRMIFDLNLDSGEGEDDEVTSKSVDIVGEVTEEQESESEVDSGLPLQMAIVGRPNVGKSTLVNRLLGEDRQITGPEAGLTRDTIGITFDYQGREIRMFDTAGLRRKSRIQDKLEKLSVADTIRALNFAEVVVLMVDVTQPFERQDLNIASLIVQEGRALVIALNKYDLIENRQEVMKDIQYKLEHTLPQVKGIPLVPLSALTGRHVDKLMPAVFEAYRQWNRRISTAKLNKWLAATTEYHPAPSVKGKRIKLRYMTQVKTRPPTFAIFCNRPADVATSYQRYLINELRWDFDLPGVPIRLLLRGGDNPFAKKS, encoded by the coding sequence ATGTCCTTTACTGTCGCTATTATTGGTCGTCCCAATGTGGGAAAATCGACATTGTTCAACCGGTTGGTCGGCAAGCGGCTGGCGCTTGTGGATGACACCCCGGGGGTGACGCGTGACCGGCGTGAAGCCTTGGCGCGGCTGGGGCCATTTAAATTCAGGATCATTGATACGGCAGGTCTTGAAGAAGGCAAGGGCGATAGCCTGTCGGCGCGCATGTGGCGGCAGACGGAAAAAGCCATCGAGGAAGCCGATTTTTCCCTGTTCATGATTGATGCCCGTGCCGGCGTGACGCCGCTGGACCGGCATTTTGCCGATATTCTGCGTAAAGGCAATCACCCTTTGCTGCTCCTGGCCAACAAGGCCGAAGGCCGGGCGGGAGAGCAGGGGCTGTATGAAGCCTACGAACTGGGGCTGGGAGACCCTATCCCGGTTTCCGCCGAACATGGCGAAGGGCTGGCGGAACTGATCGAAGGGTTTGACAGAATGATTTTCGATCTTAACCTGGACAGCGGCGAGGGAGAGGATGACGAGGTCACTTCCAAATCCGTTGATATTGTCGGGGAAGTTACCGAAGAACAGGAAAGCGAAAGCGAAGTGGACAGCGGGCTTCCCCTGCAGATGGCCATTGTCGGCCGGCCCAATGTGGGCAAATCCACACTGGTCAACAGGCTTCTGGGCGAAGATCGGCAGATTACCGGGCCGGAAGCGGGGCTCACCCGGGATACGATCGGAATTACTTTCGACTATCAGGGGCGTGAGATCCGCATGTTTGATACCGCTGGCCTGAGACGCAAAAGCCGAATTCAGGACAAGCTGGAAAAACTATCTGTGGCGGACACCATTCGGGCCCTGAATTTTGCCGAGGTGGTGGTGCTGATGGTGGATGTGACCCAGCCCTTTGAACGGCAGGACCTGAACATTGCGAGCCTGATTGTGCAGGAAGGGCGGGCGTTGGTCATTGCCCTGAATAAATATGACCTGATTGAAAACCGTCAGGAAGTCATGAAAGATATCCAGTATAAGCTGGAGCATACCCTACCGCAGGTCAAGGGTATTCCCCTGGTGCCGTTGTCGGCGCTCACGGGGCGTCATGTGGACAAGCTTATGCCGGCGGTATTTGAAGCCTACCGGCAGTGGAACCGCCGCATCAGTACCGCCAAGCTGAATAAATGGCTGGCGGCAACGACGGAATATCATCCGGCGCCTTCAGTGAAAGGCAAACGTATCAAGTTGCGTTACATGACCCAGGTGAAGACCCGGCCGCCGACTTTTGCTATTTTCTGTAACCGGCCGGCGGATGTAGCCACCAGCTATCAGAGGTATCTGATCAATGAGTTGCGTTGGGATTTCGATCTGCCTGGCGTGCCGATCCGTCTTCTGCTGCGTGGCGGTGACAACCCCTTTGCCAAAAAATCCTGA
- a CDS encoding SAM-dependent methyltransferase: MTHAAGITRGRKHRVKTAKGRRLSSTRWLERQLNDPYVAAAQRDGYRSRAAYKLIELDEKYHFLKDAHTVVDLGAAPGGWTQVASQRCPKDVRLVGIDLLPVDPIAGATILEMDFMADGADKALKKLIDGDADLVLSDMAASTIGHPQTDHLRTIALVEAAYFFARDVLSEGGAFVAKVFRGGTDHELLELMKGNFRSVRHYKPPASRPESPETYVVAQGFRKSGLHEV, translated from the coding sequence ATGACTCACGCAGCCGGCATTACCCGGGGGAGAAAACACCGAGTCAAGACGGCGAAAGGCCGTCGGTTGTCCTCCACCCGATGGTTGGAGCGGCAATTGAATGACCCTTATGTGGCGGCGGCTCAACGGGACGGGTACCGTTCCCGCGCGGCTTATAAACTGATTGAACTGGATGAAAAATACCATTTTCTGAAAGACGCCCATACGGTGGTGGATCTGGGGGCGGCGCCTGGCGGCTGGACCCAGGTGGCGTCACAACGCTGCCCGAAAGATGTCAGGCTTGTTGGGATTGATCTGCTGCCGGTGGATCCCATTGCCGGCGCGACCATCCTGGAGATGGATTTTATGGCGGACGGTGCCGATAAGGCATTGAAAAAGCTGATTGACGGGGATGCAGATCTGGTGCTTAGTGATATGGCGGCGTCTACTATTGGCCATCCGCAGACCGATCATTTGCGCACCATTGCATTGGTAGAAGCAGCGTATTTTTTTGCCCGGGATGTGCTTAGCGAAGGCGGGGCGTTTGTGGCAAAAGTTTTCCGGGGCGGGACGGATCATGAACTTCTGGAGCTGATGAAGGGAAATTTCCGCAGTGTCCGCCATTACAAACCGCCGGCCAGCCGGCCTGAATCGCCGGAAACCTATGTGGTGGCACAGGGGTTCAGAAAAAGCGGACTCCATGAAGTTTAG
- a CDS encoding PQQ-binding-like beta-propeller repeat protein: MVFQFSPAFNRFRYPLLAVMIGSLAACGGRSSPTSKDRLEGERIPVLTFEQTLQPDSDLHNLQIVLPAPQVNPEWPQAGGNARHYLGHPALSDNPRKIWSTDIGEGSNGRHGLGSMPVISDGRVYMIDSRAVVRAFDAETGRKIWEHKFKEEGETEKNAYGGGVTTGGGRLFITNGYGHVAAMDPATGEVVWQTRTGTPMRGAPTYADGRVFALTNDNQTYAIDAENGEILWNEIGIAEVAGLLGAASPAVIGTTVISAYSSGEIYAMRVENGRGLWSDTLSRQGRLTAMASLRDVDGHPVIYDNKVYAISHSGRMVAIDLRTGTRIWEQNVGSQHMPWVAGDFIYVVTPESELICLTRRDGKIRWITQLERYKDPNSRKEPVHWHGPLLAGDRLVVTSSHGYAVSVSPYTGEFISGLKLPGDAEMGPIVANNTLYIMTTDGELVAYR; this comes from the coding sequence ATGGTGTTTCAGTTTTCCCCCGCCTTCAACAGATTTCGCTATCCTCTTCTTGCTGTAATGATCGGCAGTCTTGCCGCTTGCGGCGGAAGATCAAGTCCGACCAGCAAGGACCGGCTGGAAGGAGAACGTATTCCGGTGTTGACTTTTGAACAGACACTTCAACCGGATTCCGATCTGCACAATCTTCAGATTGTGTTACCGGCGCCGCAAGTGAACCCGGAATGGCCGCAGGCCGGTGGCAATGCCCGTCATTATCTGGGGCATCCCGCGCTGTCCGATAATCCCCGCAAGATATGGAGTACGGACATTGGGGAAGGATCCAATGGGCGCCACGGTCTGGGCAGTATGCCGGTGATCAGTGACGGACGCGTCTATATGATTGATTCCCGGGCTGTTGTGCGGGCCTTTGATGCCGAAACGGGCCGCAAGATCTGGGAACACAAATTTAAGGAAGAAGGGGAAACTGAAAAGAACGCTTATGGCGGGGGGGTGACCACCGGTGGCGGCAGGCTTTTCATCACGAACGGCTATGGGCATGTGGCGGCAATGGACCCGGCGACGGGGGAGGTAGTGTGGCAAACTAGGACCGGAACCCCGATGCGCGGCGCGCCCACCTATGCAGACGGGCGTGTTTTTGCCTTGACCAATGACAATCAGACCTATGCCATTGATGCGGAAAATGGCGAAATTCTCTGGAATGAGATTGGTATTGCAGAAGTGGCTGGCCTGTTGGGGGCGGCAAGCCCGGCTGTGATTGGTACAACGGTTATTTCCGCCTATTCTTCGGGCGAAATTTATGCCATGCGGGTGGAAAACGGCCGCGGGTTGTGGTCCGATACCCTGTCTCGGCAAGGGCGGCTGACAGCTATGGCAAGTCTGAGGGATGTGGATGGTCATCCGGTCATCTATGACAACAAGGTCTACGCCATCAGTCATAGCGGCCGTATGGTGGCCATTGACTTGAGGACCGGGACTCGTATCTGGGAACAGAATGTGGGCTCGCAGCATATGCCCTGGGTGGCCGGGGACTTTATTTACGTGGTCACCCCGGAAAGTGAGCTGATCTGTCTGACCCGCCGGGATGGAAAAATCCGCTGGATTACTCAGCTGGAACGTTACAAAGATCCCAATTCCCGCAAGGAACCGGTGCATTGGCATGGACCGTTGCTGGCGGGGGATCGTCTCGTCGTGACCTCATCCCACGGTTATGCGGTTTCCGTTTCGCCTTATACGGGAGAGTTCATCAGTGGCCTGAAGTTGCCGGGAGATGCGGAAATGGGGCCGATTGTCGCCAATAACACGCTTTATATCATGACAACGGATGGCGAACTGGTGGCGTATCGTTAG
- the panB gene encoding 3-methyl-2-oxobutanoate hydroxymethyltransferase, producing the protein MYAEAKVRRNTVRDIAKLKGKRPIVSLTAYTAPMANWLDDHVDFLLVGDSLDMVLYGFESTTGLPLDIMIEHTKAVVRGSRKAMVILDMPFGTYEESPEIAFRNAARAVQESSCSAIKMEGGAEMAETIHFLTERKIAVMAHIGLKPQAVNVMGGFVTQGRTEDSWGPILDDAFAVQEAGAFAVVLEGIAEPLARKITEELDIPTIGIGASVHCDGQILVTEDMLGLFPSNAKFVKRYAEIGKTIDEAVRTYAEEVKNRKFPGPEHTYAMKSKS; encoded by the coding sequence ATGTATGCAGAAGCCAAAGTCCGCCGCAACACGGTGCGTGATATTGCGAAACTGAAAGGCAAACGTCCTATTGTGTCATTAACGGCCTATACAGCTCCCATGGCCAACTGGTTGGACGACCATGTAGATTTTCTGCTGGTCGGGGATTCCCTGGACATGGTGCTTTATGGCTTTGAGTCTACCACCGGACTTCCCCTGGATATTATGATCGAGCACACCAAGGCCGTGGTGCGCGGCTCGCGCAAGGCCATGGTGATCCTGGACATGCCGTTCGGGACCTATGAGGAATCTCCGGAAATCGCTTTCCGCAATGCGGCCCGTGCGGTCCAGGAAAGCAGCTGTTCCGCCATCAAAATGGAAGGCGGGGCGGAAATGGCCGAGACCATTCATTTTCTGACAGAACGCAAGATTGCCGTGATGGCCCATATTGGTCTGAAACCCCAGGCCGTGAATGTGATGGGCGGTTTTGTCACCCAGGGCCGCACAGAAGATAGCTGGGGGCCGATTCTGGACGATGCCTTTGCCGTTCAGGAAGCCGGCGCCTTCGCTGTGGTACTGGAAGGGATTGCCGAACCGCTAGCGCGCAAGATTACCGAGGAGTTAGATATCCCCACGATCGGAATCGGGGCTTCCGTACATTGTGATGGTCAGATTCTGGTCACCGAAGACATGCTTGGCCTGTTTCCCAGCAATGCCAAATTTGTTAAACGCTATGCGGAAATCGGAAAAACCATTGATGAAGCGGTGCGGACTTATGCCGAAGAAGTCAAAAATCGAAAATTTCCCGGCCCTGAACATACTTATGCCATGAAAAGCAAGTCCTAA
- a CDS encoding tetratricopeptide repeat protein, whose amino-acid sequence MSEEFIREVDEDLRHQQLVSLWKKYGVYIIGTAVGVILFVAVFQGYGKYMESRYAEQALAYGEMLKTLEQGETAKALEQLNALETSAVEGYQMLAAFKKADILLKEGDRMAAVSALDALAASGDVDQVYRDLARFQAATMLIDMATYEDIKARLDPLTREGNTWQFLALEMLAMSALRNGDSAEAREVLTSLVENLETPATIKLRAEQLLNIIE is encoded by the coding sequence TTGTCTGAAGAATTTATTCGTGAAGTTGATGAAGATCTGCGTCATCAGCAGCTCGTTTCCCTCTGGAAAAAATACGGCGTGTATATCATTGGAACGGCCGTAGGGGTGATATTGTTTGTGGCCGTTTTCCAGGGCTATGGGAAATATATGGAAAGCCGGTATGCGGAACAGGCGCTGGCTTATGGCGAAATGTTGAAAACCCTGGAGCAGGGGGAGACGGCAAAAGCTCTGGAGCAACTCAACGCGCTTGAGACATCCGCCGTGGAAGGTTACCAGATGCTTGCTGCCTTTAAAAAGGCGGATATCCTTCTGAAGGAGGGAGACAGAATGGCGGCGGTCTCTGCGCTGGATGCGTTGGCGGCATCAGGAGATGTGGATCAGGTTTACCGAGATCTGGCCCGCTTTCAGGCCGCCACCATGCTGATTGATATGGCGACATATGAGGACATCAAGGCCCGTCTCGATCCTTTGACACGTGAAGGCAATACCTGGCAGTTTCTGGCGCTGGAAATGCTGGCGATGTCTGCCTTGAGAAACGGAGATTCGGCGGAAGCCCGGGAGGTTCTTACGAGCCTGGTGGAGAATCTGGAAACTCCCGCAACCATCAAGCTGCGCGCAGAACAGCTGTTAAATATCATTGAATAA